CTGGAACGGTACTCGCTCCACGGTGCGTCAGCGGGGCCGCCCGCGTGGCCGCCGATAGGTTGGGGCCATGCTTTCGCGCTCCCTCGGTCGCAGCGGACTGACCGTCTCCACGCTCACTCTCGGCACGATGAACTGGGGCACCCAGGTCGACGAGGACGACGCGCGCCTGCTGCTCGAGGACTATCTGGACGCCGGTGGCACCACGATCGACACCGCGTACGGGTACGCCGACGGCGGCAGCGAGACGATCATCGGGTCCCTCATCGAGGGCCTGCACCGCGAGGACCTCGTCCTTGTCGGAAAGGCCGGTATCTCGCGTCGTACCGGGCAGCGGGTGGTCGACACCTCCCGTCGTGCGCTGCTGACCCAGTTGGACGCGTCCCTCACCCGACTCGGCACCGAGCATCTGGACCTCTGGCTGGTGCACAGCTGGTCGGACGAGGTGCCCTGGCAGGAGACGCTCGGAGCGTTGGAGTGCGCGGTGACGTCGGGCAAAGCCCGCTACGTCGGGGTTTCCAATTACTCCGGTTGGCAGTCGGCGATCGTCGCCGGTGAGGCGCAGCGACTGCGAATTCCCTTGGTGGCCAACCAGGTTCAGTACAGCCTGCTCGACCGGTCGGCCGAGGCCGAGATTCTGCCGGCTGCAGACGCGCTAGGGCTCGGGGTGATGGCGTGGTCACCGTTGGCCGGTGGGGTGCTCACCGGCAAGTACCGTGGTGGCGTCCCGGCCGAGAGCCGGGCGAGCTCGGGCGATCACCCGCGTTGGGCCGCCCAGATGCTCGGTGCGGCGGACGGGCCTGTGATGAAGGCCGTCGCGACGGCGGCTGACGGGCTCGGCGTCTCGCAGACCGAGGTGGCGCTGGCCTGGTTGCGCGAACGTCCGGGACTCAGCAGTTGCGTCGTCGGAGCTCGTAAGCAGACCCAGTTGCGCGCCGCGCTCGCGTCCCAGCGGCTCGACATCGCCCCGGCGATCCGTCAGGCGCTCGACGAGGTCTCCGCGCGCTGAGGAGCTGCTGACTATTCCGACTCGTAGTCGATGTCGTCGACCTCGAACCCGCGGTACGGCTCGTCGTCATCGTCGTCGTCCTCGAACTCGCTCAGGTCGACCTCGTCATCGTCGTCCTCTTCCTCATCGTCCGAGTCTTCGTCGTCCGAGTCATCGTCCGAGTCTTCGTCTTCATCGAGGTCGTCGTCGAAGTCGTCCTCGTCGGCGGGCAGGAAGAAGGGGGTGTTGAGCCCGTACGCCTCGTACAGCGCATCCTCGTAGGTCTCGAAGGCGTCGGCGAGCGAGTCGGCGGCCTCCTGGACATGGGGGTCGTCGTTGCCGCGTCCGCTGGACGCTAGTTCGAAATGCCGTTCCACGGCGTTGATGAAGCAGGAGAGGGCGGCACGCGGGTCGACGCTCATACACCGAACGCTATCGGCTCTGACGCACAATAGGCAGCGATGACCGAGTATGAGTACCAGGTGCTGACGTTCCCGCGAGACGTGGAGCGCTCCGTCGTGCGCCAGACGCTGACCGATCACGCCGAGTACGGGCATTGGGAATTGGCCCGCACCCGGCTCTATCTGGGCGGTCTGCGCAAGGTGTGGTTGCGGCGCCGGATCATCCGGGTGCGCCGCACCGCCTGAGTTCGATCGGTCGGCGCCGGTCAGCAGTCGCGCATGAACTCACCGAGCACGTCGGCTCCGAACCGTAGCGATTCCAACGGAACTCGCTCGTCGATGCCGTGGAACATCGGCGCGAAGTCGAGGTCGGCCGGCAGCCGCAGCGGGGCGAACCCGTAGCCGACGACGCCCAGTTTCGCGAGCGACTTGTTATCCGTGCCACCGGAGAGGCAGTACGGCAGCACCGCCGCGTCCGGGTCCTGGGTGGCGAGTGCCCGCTTCATCTTGTCGACCAGCGGTCCTTCGACCGGTGCGTCCAACGCGATGTCCTTGTGCACGATCTGCACCTCGACGAACTCACCCGCGAGGCGTTCGATTGTGCTCATCAACTCGTCCTCGTGGCCGGGAAGGAACCGGCAGTCCAGGCTCGCCGACGCTGATTGCGGAATGACGTTGTGCTTGTAGCCGCTGTTGAGCATCGTGAAATTGGAGGTGTCGCGCAGTGTTCCTTCGACGAACCCCCGTGCGCCGCCGATGGTCGCGAGCAGCTCGCCCGCGTCGTCCGGCGAGTAGGTGATGCCGGTGATCTCGCTCAGGCCGTCGAGGAGCAGCGAGACGCTGGCGATGTACTCGCGCGGCCAGTAGTGAGCGTTGATGCGTGCGATCGCCTCTGCGAGTCGGACCACGGCGTTCTCGTCGTTCGGCACCGATCCGTGACCGGCCCGTCCGTGAGCCACCAGACGCAACCAGGCGATGCCCTTCTCGGCGGTCTGCAACAGGTAGACACGCTGCTGTCCCCCGGCCTTCTTGGGCACCGTGACGCTGTAGCCGCCCACCTCGCTCACTGCTTCGGTCGCGCCCTCGAACAGTTCCGGACGGTGCTCGACCAGCCAGTTCGCGCCCTTGGCTCCGCCGGCCTCCTCGTCAGCGAACATGCCGACGATCAGGTCGCGCGGCGGCTTCCTGCCGGAGCGGACGAGTTCGCGCACGTTCGCGATGATCATCGCGTCCATGTCCTTCATGTCGACCGCGCCGCGTCCCCACACGCAGTCGTCCTTGATCTCGGCGGCGAACGGATCGACCTGCCAGTCCTCGGCATTCGCGGGCACGACGTCGAGGTGGCCGTGGACGACCAGCGCACCGCGCGAGGAGTCCTCACCCTCGATACGGACGACGACGCTCGCGCGGCCGGGCTCACTTTCGATGAGTTCAGGATCCAGGCCCACCTCGGTGAACTCCGACATCACGTACTCGGCGGCTTTGCGCTCGCCGGGGCCTTTGTCGTTGCCGTAATTGCTGGTGTCGATGCCGATGAGGTCCTGACAGATACGCACGACCTCGTCCCGCGCTCGGGTCTGCTGCTGATCGTTCATCGCTGCTCCTGCGTCTACTTGCCGGTCTCGTCGGTCTGTTACCACTGTGCCAAACGCCGTACCTCGTCGATCGTGTCGGCCTGCTCGGCGGTTTTGTCGTCGCGGTAACGCAGCACTCGCGCGAACCGCAGCGCGACTCCGCCGGGATACCTGGTCGATTTCTGCAGGCCGTCGAACGCGATCTCGACGACCTGCTCCGGACGCACCCGCACCACCCAGTCGTCGCGGTCGGTCATGAGGTCGGTGAACCGCTCGGTCTGCCAGGCGAGCATCTCGTCGGTCATTCCCTTGAACGTCTTGCCGAGCATGATGAAGTCGCCGGTGTTCGGGTCACGGGCACCCAGA
This is a stretch of genomic DNA from Yimella lutea. It encodes these proteins:
- a CDS encoding aldo/keto reductase, which translates into the protein MLSRSLGRSGLTVSTLTLGTMNWGTQVDEDDARLLLEDYLDAGGTTIDTAYGYADGGSETIIGSLIEGLHREDLVLVGKAGISRRTGQRVVDTSRRALLTQLDASLTRLGTEHLDLWLVHSWSDEVPWQETLGALECAVTSGKARYVGVSNYSGWQSAIVAGEAQRLRIPLVANQVQYSLLDRSAEAEILPAADALGLGVMAWSPLAGGVLTGKYRGGVPAESRASSGDHPRWAAQMLGAADGPVMKAVATAADGLGVSQTEVALAWLRERPGLSSCVVGARKQTQLRAALASQRLDIAPAIRQALDEVSAR
- a CDS encoding DNA primase; this encodes MSVDPRAALSCFINAVERHFELASSGRGNDDPHVQEAADSLADAFETYEDALYEAYGLNTPFFLPADEDDFDDDLDEDEDSDDDSDDEDSDDEEEDDDDEVDLSEFEDDDDDDEPYRGFEVDDIDYESE
- a CDS encoding DUF5703 family protein codes for the protein MTEYEYQVLTFPRDVERSVVRQTLTDHAEYGHWELARTRLYLGGLRKVWLRRRIIRVRRTA
- a CDS encoding M20/M25/M40 family metallo-hydrolase, encoding MNDQQQTRARDEVVRICQDLIGIDTSNYGNDKGPGERKAAEYVMSEFTEVGLDPELIESEPGRASVVVRIEGEDSSRGALVVHGHLDVVPANAEDWQVDPFAAEIKDDCVWGRGAVDMKDMDAMIIANVRELVRSGRKPPRDLIVGMFADEEAGGAKGANWLVEHRPELFEGATEAVSEVGGYSVTVPKKAGGQQRVYLLQTAEKGIAWLRLVAHGRAGHGSVPNDENAVVRLAEAIARINAHYWPREYIASVSLLLDGLSEITGITYSPDDAGELLATIGGARGFVEGTLRDTSNFTMLNSGYKHNVIPQSASASLDCRFLPGHEDELMSTIERLAGEFVEVQIVHKDIALDAPVEGPLVDKMKRALATQDPDAAVLPYCLSGGTDNKSLAKLGVVGYGFAPLRLPADLDFAPMFHGIDERVPLESLRFGADVLGEFMRDC